A single Prevotella sp. E15-22 DNA region contains:
- a CDS encoding helix-turn-helix domain-containing protein has protein sequence MDEQLKQIGERLKGLRDVLDIPVSEMADTIGISSEKYEKIEAGEVDITISNLMKIAKKYGVSTEELIFAEAPHMKSYYVTRKGQGMSIERTKAYKYQSLVGGFVNHKADVFIVTVEPKPEAHTIYKNTHAGQEFNLVLEGKMELYIAGKTIVLEEGDSIYFDSTKPHGMLAVGNKPVKFLAFTVE, from the coding sequence ATGGACGAACAACTGAAACAGATTGGCGAGCGTCTGAAAGGACTGCGCGACGTACTCGACATCCCCGTGAGCGAGATGGCCGACACGATTGGCATCTCATCGGAGAAGTATGAAAAGATTGAGGCTGGCGAGGTGGACATCACCATTTCGAACCTGATGAAGATTGCCAAGAAGTATGGCGTATCGACAGAAGAATTGATCTTTGCCGAGGCACCTCACATGAAGTCATACTATGTGACACGCAAGGGACAGGGTATGAGCATTGAGCGCACCAAGGCCTATAAGTATCAGAGTCTGGTGGGCGGCTTCGTGAATCACAAGGCCGACGTATTTATCGTCACCGTAGAGCCTAAGCCTGAGGCTCACACCATTTATAAGAACACACATGCCGGCCAGGAATTCAACCTCGTGTTGGAGGGTAAAATGGAACTCTATATTGCAGGCAAGACCATCGTACTGGAAGAGGGCGACAGCATTTATTTCGACTCTACCAAGCCCCACGGCATGCTGGCCGTAGGCAACAAACCCGTGAAATTCTTAGCATTTACAGTAGAATAA
- a CDS encoding aspartate aminotransferase family protein, with protein sequence MKLFDVYPLFDVNIVKGQGCKVWDDKGQEYLDLYGGHAVISIGHCHPHYVEKLNGQLQTLGFYSNSVQNKLQVELAERLGKISGYEDYQLFLVNSGAEANENALKLASFKTGNIRVLSCEKAFHGRTSLAVEVTNNPKIVAPINDNHHVRFLPLNDIEPWVRELTRGGIAAVILECIQGVGGIQMATPEFAQKLAYACKRYGAVLICDEIQCGYGRSGKFFAHQWLGIKPDIITVAKGIGNGFPMSAVLISPEFEAVYGQLGTTFGGNHLACTAALSVIDVMEQENLVENAREVGDYLMDKIRNLKNDKIKEVRGRGLMIGIELYTPQKPVRQRLVYEQHVFTGCSGENVLRLLPPLTFTKEMADEFVERLQKAL encoded by the coding sequence ATGAAACTATTCGATGTCTATCCCCTTTTCGACGTCAACATCGTCAAGGGCCAAGGTTGTAAGGTATGGGACGATAAAGGTCAGGAGTATCTGGACCTCTACGGCGGACACGCCGTCATTTCCATCGGACATTGTCACCCCCACTATGTGGAGAAGTTGAATGGTCAGTTGCAGACACTGGGATTCTACAGTAACTCCGTGCAGAACAAGTTGCAGGTGGAACTGGCAGAGCGACTGGGCAAGATTTCTGGTTATGAGGACTATCAGCTATTCTTGGTGAACAGCGGTGCCGAGGCCAACGAGAACGCGCTGAAGCTAGCGTCGTTTAAGACGGGCAACATTCGCGTGCTGTCGTGCGAAAAGGCTTTCCACGGACGCACGTCTCTGGCTGTCGAGGTAACCAACAACCCCAAGATTGTGGCCCCCATCAACGATAATCATCATGTGCGCTTCCTGCCCCTCAACGATATTGAGCCGTGGGTACGCGAGTTGACCCGTGGTGGCATTGCTGCCGTCATTCTGGAGTGCATCCAGGGTGTGGGCGGCATCCAGATGGCTACACCTGAGTTTGCTCAGAAGCTGGCCTACGCCTGCAAGCGCTATGGTGCCGTGCTCATCTGCGACGAGATTCAGTGTGGCTACGGACGCAGCGGTAAGTTCTTTGCCCACCAGTGGCTGGGCATCAAGCCCGACATCATCACCGTAGCCAAGGGAATCGGCAATGGTTTTCCCATGAGTGCCGTACTCATCTCGCCTGAGTTTGAGGCTGTCTACGGACAGTTGGGCACCACTTTTGGCGGCAACCATCTGGCCTGCACAGCCGCATTGTCTGTCATCGACGTGATGGAACAGGAGAACCTGGTGGAGAACGCTCGCGAGGTGGGCGACTACCTGATGGACAAGATTCGCAACCTGAAGAACGACAAGATTAAAGAGGTGCGTGGCCGTGGTCTGATGATTGGCATCGAGCTCTACACCCCACAGAAACCCGTACGCCAGCGCTTGGTCTACGAGCAGCACGTCTTCACAGGCTGCTCAGGCGAGAATGTACTTCGCCTGCTGCCACCGTTGACCTTCACCAAGGAGATGGCCGACGAATTCGTTGAACGTTTACAGAAAGCATTATGA
- a CDS encoding M16 family metallopeptidase: MKRFFLAMAASLCCVALFAQAEDHNPSDSKQRNDSLLMAHLDIIEQQEIPLDTTVRQGVLKNGLTYYVRRCTQSDKKVDFTFLVKGGCIIEKDNERGVAHFVEHMVFNGTKHFPGQEAIAFMGRCGLKFGHDSNAFTDYTNVRYLLNSMPNDELVVDSCLLLMRDWASDATMDDAAIESERNVIVEEWRGRTSKAYQMSIVNEILNTPCYVDWTPIGDMDVVKNCSPKTIRDFYKRWYQPQNQAVVVVGDIDADEVVAKIKKLFGNLKRGKNVVPPSPALHDEESPRIRFFSNATSPYHFSAMMMRLPADDAAKENTVGALRSEQVYNHLSGLMLNQLNGMKDKNTVYAASAMAKPVEVKGIETMIFELGSKPDDWKKALEKLAKRVEYVRRKGFTDDDKVKFAEHPKYNDDFTAIDFADTTAVDKVGARSSWTTLITNSFFHGTKLLDMKSTEASREHIRSTITKEQLSDAFRKLVSGRNMAIVETFPEGVAFPTEKEVADILKRVKQMKDEELAEATVEAPKKLESLHVDSVDINPTPGTIRKTTVLNDSISEVLLSNGVKVVFWKKKLHHNGVKMKLDRPMGYSALSDEDFQYSKMLSCRRKYKYQASTHAFVLARPFDDVFDLFCSSAEKDEAYWTDIEQALKMFYASLTTTEVDSVAASEIITTLQNVATQSSVASVQAANRLNCLPFESSKRLMPPTVEEAGRLSVERLRELVKDYYSNFNGTLFLVCGDVNQDSIMPLVLKYIGSLPSKPEPVKRLVWSADHYKTTNTTAVEKFSNPSPLCVTALYYTWEKGFQLNQDVRALNHALQSVISELLMNRIRVQHGDVYTPVCQVVDDLLPVPRMRCAISYTCNPTQRERIAQDVKQLVNEMAEGNLITQELVDNYIKNRESARKPYEDGVDGPCSDYIERELNGVLLKNDDLTCDKKVTPSSLKDHLKQLLKKGNLHVGYLTTE, from the coding sequence ATGAAAAGATTCTTTCTGGCGATGGCTGCCTCGCTGTGCTGCGTGGCACTTTTCGCTCAAGCGGAGGACCATAACCCTTCTGACTCAAAACAACGCAACGACTCGTTGCTGATGGCTCATCTGGATATCATTGAACAGCAGGAGATACCTCTCGACACCACTGTCAGGCAAGGCGTTCTGAAGAATGGCCTCACCTATTATGTGCGTCGATGCACACAGTCAGACAAAAAGGTAGATTTCACTTTTCTGGTGAAGGGAGGATGCATCATCGAGAAGGATAATGAACGCGGCGTGGCCCATTTTGTGGAGCACATGGTGTTTAATGGTACGAAACACTTCCCTGGTCAGGAGGCGATCGCCTTTATGGGAAGATGTGGCTTGAAGTTCGGACATGATAGCAATGCCTTTACAGACTATACCAACGTGCGCTATCTCCTCAATTCCATGCCTAATGATGAGCTGGTGGTTGACTCATGTCTCCTTCTGATGCGAGATTGGGCCAGCGATGCCACGATGGATGACGCTGCCATTGAGAGTGAACGCAACGTGATTGTGGAGGAATGGCGTGGCAGAACCTCAAAGGCTTATCAAATGAGTATCGTCAATGAAATTCTCAATACGCCCTGTTATGTTGATTGGACGCCCATTGGTGATATGGATGTCGTGAAGAACTGCTCGCCCAAGACCATTCGTGACTTCTACAAGCGTTGGTATCAGCCACAAAACCAGGCTGTGGTTGTGGTGGGAGACATTGATGCCGACGAGGTGGTGGCGAAGATCAAGAAGCTGTTTGGCAACCTGAAGCGAGGCAAGAACGTGGTTCCTCCTTCTCCTGCGCTTCATGATGAAGAGTCACCCCGTATCCGCTTCTTTTCAAACGCGACCTCGCCCTATCACTTCAGCGCGATGATGATGCGACTGCCTGCTGACGATGCTGCGAAAGAGAATACCGTTGGCGCGTTGAGGTCGGAGCAGGTATATAACCATCTGAGTGGGTTGATGCTCAATCAACTCAATGGCATGAAAGACAAGAATACTGTCTATGCGGCTTCGGCGATGGCAAAACCCGTCGAAGTGAAAGGCATCGAGACGATGATATTCGAGTTGGGCTCGAAGCCGGACGACTGGAAAAAGGCGCTTGAGAAGTTGGCCAAGCGCGTGGAGTATGTTCGCAGAAAAGGGTTCACGGACGACGATAAGGTGAAGTTTGCTGAGCACCCTAAGTATAATGATGACTTTACGGCTATCGACTTTGCCGACACGACAGCTGTTGACAAAGTGGGGGCTCGCTCATCGTGGACAACCTTGATAACCAATAGTTTCTTTCATGGCACCAAGCTCCTGGATATGAAGAGCACAGAGGCCAGTAGGGAACACATTCGCAGCACCATCACAAAGGAGCAGTTGAGCGATGCGTTCAGAAAACTGGTTAGTGGAAGGAATATGGCTATTGTCGAGACGTTTCCTGAAGGCGTGGCCTTCCCAACAGAGAAGGAGGTGGCGGACATCCTGAAGCGCGTGAAGCAGATGAAGGATGAGGAACTGGCGGAAGCAACTGTGGAGGCGCCTAAGAAACTGGAGTCGCTCCATGTGGATAGCGTTGACATCAATCCGACACCAGGCACCATAAGGAAAACCACCGTTCTCAACGATAGTATTAGCGAGGTGCTTCTGTCGAATGGCGTGAAGGTGGTGTTCTGGAAAAAGAAGCTCCATCATAATGGTGTCAAGATGAAGCTGGACCGTCCTATGGGTTACTCGGCACTTAGCGATGAAGATTTCCAATACAGCAAGATGCTGAGTTGCAGAAGAAAATATAAATACCAGGCAAGCACTCATGCGTTTGTCCTCGCTAGGCCGTTTGACGACGTCTTTGATTTGTTTTGCAGTTCAGCAGAGAAGGATGAGGCGTATTGGACAGACATCGAGCAGGCGTTGAAGATGTTCTATGCCTCGTTGACAACAACAGAGGTTGACTCCGTCGCAGCATCTGAGATTATCACCACTTTACAGAATGTCGCCACGCAGAGTAGCGTCGCTTCCGTTCAGGCAGCTAATCGCCTCAATTGCCTGCCCTTTGAATCAAGCAAGCGACTCATGCCGCCTACGGTGGAAGAGGCAGGGAGATTATCGGTGGAACGCCTCAGGGAACTGGTGAAGGACTATTATTCTAACTTCAACGGTACGCTGTTCCTCGTTTGTGGTGATGTGAATCAAGACTCCATCATGCCCTTGGTTCTGAAGTATATCGGCTCACTGCCTTCGAAGCCTGAACCAGTGAAGCGCCTGGTGTGGAGTGCTGACCATTATAAGACAACCAACACGACTGCTGTGGAGAAGTTTAGTAATCCGTCGCCGCTTTGTGTCACAGCTCTTTACTATACTTGGGAGAAGGGTTTCCAGTTGAATCAGGATGTGCGCGCGCTGAACCATGCGCTGCAAAGTGTGATTAGTGAACTCCTGATGAACAGAATCCGAGTGCAACATGGTGATGTCTATACGCCGGTGTGTCAGGTGGTGGACGACCTGTTGCCTGTTCCTCGCATGAGATGCGCCATTTCCTATACTTGCAATCCCACCCAGCGTGAACGCATTGCCCAGGACGTGAAGCAACTCGTCAACGAAATGGCTGAGGGCAACCTGATTACGCAGGAACTTGTTGATAACTACATCAAGAATCGTGAGAGTGCTAGAAAGCCTTATGAGGATGGTGTTGACGGACCTTGCTCTGACTATATCGAGCGCGAACTCAATGGCGTCTTATTGAAAAACGACGATCTGACCTGCGATAAGAAGGTCACACCGTCGTCTTTGAAGGATCATCTGAAGCAGTTGCTCAAGAAGGGCAACTTGCATGTGGGCTATTTGACCACGGAATGA
- a CDS encoding pyrroline-5-carboxylate reductase codes for MKISVIGAGAMGGATVEGMIKADYFDNNSIVVSDPSEAVTKKFSEQGIRTTTDNALAAKEADMVMVFVKPWLVETVLKGIKESLNPEKQILVVIAAGVKSESIKEWLGEYCPPLFLCIPNIAIAELASMTFLVDCGAASQRQTEMVKAIFDAMGNTILTDEAHLAAGTTLASCGIAYAMRYVRAASEGGVELGFKADQAKEIVMQTMLGAVKLLEASGLHPEAAIDLVTTPGGVTIKGLNEMEHAGFTSAVIRGLKAGAK; via the coding sequence ATGAAAATATCAGTAATAGGTGCCGGCGCTATGGGCGGTGCCACCGTAGAAGGCATGATCAAGGCCGACTACTTCGACAACAACAGCATCGTGGTGAGCGACCCCTCTGAGGCCGTCACCAAGAAATTCTCAGAACAGGGCATCCGCACCACCACCGACAACGCACTGGCCGCCAAGGAGGCCGACATGGTGATGGTATTCGTCAAGCCATGGCTGGTGGAGACGGTTCTGAAAGGCATCAAGGAGAGTCTGAACCCTGAAAAGCAGATTCTCGTTGTCATCGCCGCTGGCGTAAAGTCTGAGAGCATCAAGGAATGGTTGGGTGAATATTGTCCACCGCTGTTCCTCTGCATCCCCAACATCGCCATCGCTGAACTGGCATCCATGACGTTTCTCGTTGACTGTGGCGCTGCGTCACAGCGCCAGACAGAAATGGTGAAGGCCATCTTCGACGCCATGGGCAACACCATCCTCACTGACGAGGCACACCTCGCCGCAGGCACTACCCTCGCCTCTTGTGGTATTGCCTATGCCATGCGCTATGTGCGCGCTGCCTCGGAAGGCGGCGTGGAACTGGGCTTCAAGGCCGACCAGGCCAAGGAGATTGTGATGCAAACTATGCTGGGTGCCGTGAAACTGCTGGAGGCCAGCGGACTGCATCCTGAGGCTGCCATCGATCTGGTGACCACACCTGGTGGCGTGACCATCAAGGGCTTGAACGAGATGGAGCATGCTGGCTTTACCTCGGCCGTAATCCGCGGATTGAAGGCTGGCGCAAAATAA